Within Candidatus Binatia bacterium, the genomic segment GCCCGCGCCGTGGCGGGGATGGCATTGTCAGCGGCCAGTTCCATCAGCAGCGCCGCGACCTTGACGATCCCTTTGGCGGCCACCACGCCGAATTCCGCCGCATGGCCGCGTAGGGCATTGATAGCCTGGGTGCGCTGGCTCACCAGCATCTCACGATGTTTGAGGATTATGCCGTCGGCCTGCTGGTCGACGGTCTTGACCACGACCGAGCGCATGGAGGGACGTGACGCCGCCTCGCTGATTGCCTCGGCATCGTTGCGGTCATTCTTGGCCCGTTTGACGAAGGGCTTGACGTATTGTGGCGGGATCAGGCGAACGTCATGGCCCAGCCGGCTGAACAAGCGCCCCCAATGATGCGAGCCACCGCAAGCCTCCAATACCACCTCTGTTGCGTCCTGTTTGCCAAAGAAGGCTTCCACCTGACCGCGCCTGAGCTCGCGCCGCAGCACCGGGCGTTCCTGCTCATCGACGCCATGAAGCGTGAACACGTGCTTGGACGTATCAATCGCGATGCGCTTATACTTCATCTGGACGGTCCTTGGTTGATGTATGACAACTCAACTTTGGCACGAGATGCCGTTGGGCCGTCCACCCCAACATCCCGCGTGATGCCTGACTCATGTTGGGGATTCCCGACGCGGG encodes:
- a CDS encoding IS110 family transposase — translated: MKYKRIAIDTSKHVFTLHGVDEQERPVLRRELRRGQVEAFFGKQDATEVVLEACGGSHHWGRLFSRLGHDVRLIPPQYVKPFVKRAKNDRNDAEAISEAASRPSMRSVVVKTVDQQADGIILKHREMLVSQRTQAINALRGHAAEFGVVAAKGIVKVAALLMELAADNAIPATARAMFEQMGAHIEALDQRVAAVDSELAALHKANPVS